A window of the Alphaproteobacteria bacterium genome harbors these coding sequences:
- a CDS encoding GDP-mannose 4,6-dehydratase, which translates to MTVLITGGAGFIGSTLSRALLARGDSVIGVDNLDSYYDVSLKQARIDTLTGNKNYAFHKLDIADREAMQALFKSRPDIDRVVNLAAQAGVRYSLVNPYAYTHSNVEGFLVVLECCRAQPKLKHLVYASSSSVYGGNKKMPFSTEDRVDNPISMYAATKKANELMAHTYSHLYRLPTTGLRYFTVYGPWGRPDMAACIFAKAILEDRPIPVFNNGDMRRDFTYIDDIVAGTIAVLDRPPQQGLEGEAPYNVYNIGNNNSEPLMRFIQLIEQALGKTAAIDFLPMQPGDVRETYADIDAIQKDCGYQPKTTIDEGIPKFIDWYRGFYKV; encoded by the coding sequence ATGACTGTTCTCATCACCGGCGGCGCCGGATTCATCGGATCGACCTTGTCGCGGGCGCTTTTGGCCCGGGGCGACAGCGTCATCGGCGTCGACAACCTCGATTCCTATTACGACGTCAGCTTGAAGCAGGCTCGCATCGATACGCTGACCGGCAACAAGAACTACGCCTTCCATAAGCTGGACATCGCCGACCGCGAAGCCATGCAGGCTTTGTTCAAGTCGCGCCCCGACATCGACCGGGTGGTCAATCTGGCGGCGCAGGCGGGTGTGCGCTATTCGCTGGTCAATCCTTACGCCTACACCCATTCCAATGTAGAAGGGTTCCTGGTCGTGCTGGAATGCTGCCGCGCCCAGCCCAAGCTCAAGCATCTGGTCTATGCCAGTTCATCCTCGGTCTATGGCGGCAACAAGAAAATGCCTTTCTCGACCGAAGACCGGGTCGACAATCCCATTTCGATGTACGCCGCCACCAAGAAGGCCAACGAGCTGATGGCGCACACCTACAGCCATCTCTACCGCCTGCCCACCACGGGGCTTCGCTATTTCACGGTGTACGGCCCCTGGGGCCGCCCCGACATGGCGGCCTGCATCTTCGCCAAGGCGATCTTGGAAGACAGGCCGATCCCGGTTTTCAACAATGGCGACATGCGCCGCGACTTCACCTATATCGACGACATCGTGGCGGGCACCATCGCCGTTCTCGACCGCCCGCCGCAGCAAGGGCTTGAAGGCGAGGCGCCCTACAATGTCTACAATATCGGCAACAACAATTCCGAACCCCTGATGCGCTTCATTCAATTGATCGAGCAGGCGCTGGGCAAAACGGCGGCCATCGATTTCCTGCCCATGCAGCCGGGCGATGTGCGCGAAACCTATGCCGACATCGACGCCATTCAGAAGGACTGCGGCTATCAGCCCAAGACCACCATCGACGAGGGCATTCCCAAATTCATCGACTGGTATCGCGGCTTTTACAAAGTCTGA
- a CDS encoding CZB domain-containing protein codes for MALFSNSAALPSNAASAAAPANDATDIDLVVEQIVKGAFLTLLENGGEGLGKLAGLVRHLESKDGKALVDTVQVAVCMNDVVTRAVETMRSVRDLSKRTTTISSATEELVAGVLAISRTSELVAGNAERVKGLTMEGASEAQHAAQAVHAIVETVNEASQSVERLADASARIGSIIDQIEMIAKQTNILALNATIEAARAGDAGKGFAVVAHEVKTLANQTASATLDIRKRIQTLKEESDAITTAMSSSSQRVLEGEQVVLSTVGKMQEVEKEIKDVTSMMQDIASNLGQQRIAAAEIAKNLDEISSISNKDSEAITALLEVSGKGNEKLDSMLAEMAKLETGNKVVHLAKNDHMIWRRKLAEMVAGRLKLNANELSSHQTCRLGKWYEGVADAKVRNHPAYRAMLEPHAEVHKHGIEAVRKYNAGDFEGAIDEIAKIETPSGEVQRCLDELAKL; via the coding sequence ATGGCATTGTTTTCCAATTCCGCAGCCCTGCCATCAAATGCAGCAAGCGCCGCAGCGCCCGCCAATGACGCGACCGACATTGATCTCGTGGTTGAACAGATCGTCAAGGGCGCCTTTCTGACGCTGCTGGAGAATGGCGGCGAAGGGTTGGGCAAGCTGGCAGGGCTGGTACGACATCTGGAAAGCAAGGACGGCAAGGCGCTGGTCGATACGGTGCAGGTGGCGGTTTGCATGAACGACGTGGTGACCCGCGCCGTCGAGACCATGCGCAGCGTGCGCGACCTGTCCAAGCGCACCACCACCATTTCCAGCGCCACCGAGGAATTGGTGGCGGGCGTGCTGGCGATCAGCCGCACCTCGGAACTGGTGGCGGGCAATGCCGAACGCGTGAAGGGATTGACGATGGAAGGGGCAAGCGAGGCGCAACACGCGGCTCAAGCGGTGCATGCCATCGTCGAGACGGTCAACGAGGCGTCGCAAAGCGTCGAGCGCTTGGCCGATGCCTCGGCCCGCATCGGCTCGATCATCGATCAGATCGAAATGATCGCCAAGCAAACCAACATCCTGGCGCTGAACGCCACCATCGAAGCCGCCAGGGCGGGTGATGCGGGCAAGGGATTCGCCGTGGTGGCCCATGAGGTGAAGACGCTGGCCAATCAGACGGCGTCGGCCACCTTGGACATCAGGAAGCGCATACAGACCCTGAAAGAGGAATCGGACGCCATCACCACCGCCATGAGTTCAAGCAGCCAGCGCGTGCTGGAAGGCGAGCAGGTGGTGCTGTCGACCGTCGGCAAGATGCAAGAGGTCGAGAAGGAAATCAAAGACGTCACCAGCATGATGCAAGACATTGCCAGCAATCTGGGCCAGCAGCGCATCGCTGCGGCCGAGATCGCCAAGAATCTCGACGAGATTTCCTCGATCTCGAACAAGGATTCGGAAGCCATCACGGCCCTGCTGGAAGTGTCGGGCAAGGGCAACGAGAAGCTGGATTCCATGCTGGCCGAAATGGCCAAGTTGGAAACCGGCAACAAGGTCGTGCATCTGGCCAAGAACGACCACATGATCTGGCGGCGCAAGCTGGCCGAGATGGTGGCCGGAAGGCTCAAGCTGAACGCCAACGAACTGTCCAGCCACCAAACCTGCCGGTTGGGCAAATGGTACGAAGGCGTCGCCGACGCCAAGGTCAGGAATCACCCGGCCTACCGCGCCATGCTGGAGCCGCATGCCGAAGTGCACAAGCACGGCATCGAGGCGGTGCGCAAATACAATGCGGGCGATTTCGAGGGTGCCATCGACGAGATCGCCAAGATCGAAACGCCGTCGGGCGAGGTGCAGCGCTGCTTGGATGAATTGGCGAAGCTGTAG
- a CDS encoding STAS domain-containing protein, protein MDYSEQKLGSDLVYALKGRMTFSDHKIFREILKKTNADEYRRLVIDLSALDFIDSFGVGMLLIVKDAVEHRDREVVLRRPAGQVDHMVQIAKLSKLFTIE, encoded by the coding sequence ATGGACTATTCCGAGCAGAAGTTGGGCAGCGATTTGGTCTATGCGCTGAAAGGCCGGATGACTTTTTCCGATCACAAGATCTTTCGTGAAATCTTGAAAAAGACCAACGCGGACGAATACCGTCGCCTCGTCATCGATCTGTCCGCTTTGGACTTCATCGATTCCTTTGGCGTCGGCATGCTCTTGATCGTTAAGGACGCCGTCGAGCATCGCGACCGCGAAGTCGTGTTGCGCCGCCCGGCAGGCCAGGTCGATCATATGGTTCAGATCGCCAAGCTCTCCAAGCTGTTCACCATCGAATAG
- the acnA gene encoding aconitate hydratase AcnA codes for MPICGQDTMKARRSLSVEGESYDYFSLNEAGLGDVLRLPFSIKVLLENLLRFEDGRTVTVEDVKALADWQANRGKTEREIAFRPARVLMQDFTGVPAVVDLAAMRDAMAKLGGDPKKINPLVPVDLVIDHSVMVDFYATKNALMQNTALEFERNAERYAFLRWGQQAFDNFRVVPPGTGICHQVNCEYLAQLAWLGKDEQGRKVVYPDTLVGTDSHTTMVNGMAVLGWGVGGIEAEAAMLGQPVSMLIPEVVGFKLTGALKEGLTATDLVLTITQMLRKQGVVGKFVEFFGPGLDALGLADRLTIANMAPEYGATCGFFPIDAETIRYLTLTARDPHRVRLVEAYAKAQGLWRDQTTADPLFTDVMELDLGAVEPSLAGPKRPQDRVALSKAKQGFAEALPLIAPQAKVEAKAALSDGRGKIGHGDVVIAAITSCTNTSNPNVLMAAGLLAKKAVLKGLSRKPWVKTSLAPGSQVVADYLEVAGLQRHLDALGFNIAGFGCTTCIGNSGPLDAPIAEAVDANNLVVAAVLSGNRNFEGRISPHVKANYLTSPPLVVAYAIAGTMNIDLTCEPLGLDTKGQPVFLKDIWPSGAEIRQAIEGAVSAEGYRRRYADVFKGTKDWQAIHAATSQTYAWDDASTYIQNPPYFVGMDKEPPKGFADIAKARPLAILGDSITTDHISPAGNIKKATPAGQYLNLRGVEQKDFNSYGARRGSHDVMMRGTFANVRIKNEMAPGTEGGVTRFMPSGEEMFIYDAAMKYKALGVPLIVVAGKEYGTGSSRDWAAKGTNLLGVKAVLAESFERIHRSNLVGMGVLPLQFKPGQDRKSLKLDGSEIFAITGIKAGITPKQDVTVAVTRADGSTQEFQAILRIDTGDEVSYFRHGGILPFVLRTLV; via the coding sequence ATGCCCATCTGCGGTCAAGACACGATGAAAGCCCGCCGCTCCCTGTCCGTCGAGGGCGAGAGCTACGACTATTTCAGCCTGAACGAAGCGGGATTGGGCGATGTCTTGCGCCTGCCCTTCTCGATCAAAGTGTTGCTGGAGAACCTGCTGCGCTTCGAAGATGGGCGCACGGTCACGGTAGAGGACGTGAAGGCGCTGGCCGACTGGCAGGCCAACCGTGGCAAAACCGAGCGCGAGATCGCCTTTCGTCCGGCCCGCGTCTTGATGCAAGATTTCACCGGCGTTCCGGCGGTGGTCGATCTGGCCGCCATGCGCGACGCCATGGCCAAGCTGGGCGGCGACCCCAAGAAGATCAACCCGCTGGTGCCGGTCGATCTGGTGATCGACCACTCCGTGATGGTCGATTTCTACGCGACCAAAAACGCGCTGATGCAAAACACGGCGCTGGAGTTCGAACGCAACGCCGAACGCTACGCTTTCCTGCGCTGGGGCCAGCAGGCCTTCGACAATTTCCGCGTCGTGCCGCCGGGTACCGGCATTTGCCACCAGGTGAATTGCGAATATCTGGCGCAACTGGCTTGGCTGGGCAAGGACGAGCAGGGCCGCAAGGTCGTTTATCCCGATACGCTGGTCGGCACCGATTCGCACACCACCATGGTCAACGGCATGGCGGTGCTGGGCTGGGGTGTAGGCGGCATCGAAGCCGAGGCGGCCATGCTGGGCCAGCCGGTGTCGATGCTGATCCCCGAGGTGGTGGGTTTCAAGCTGACCGGCGCACTCAAGGAAGGGCTGACCGCCACCGATCTGGTGCTGACCATCACGCAGATGCTGAGAAAGCAGGGCGTGGTCGGCAAATTCGTCGAATTCTTCGGCCCCGGCCTCGATGCGCTGGGGCTGGCCGACCGGCTGACCATCGCCAACATGGCCCCGGAATACGGGGCCACCTGCGGCTTCTTTCCCATCGATGCCGAGACCATCCGCTATCTGACCCTGACGGCGCGCGATCCGCATCGCGTGCGCCTCGTCGAAGCCTATGCCAAAGCGCAGGGCCTGTGGCGCGACCAGACCACCGCCGATCCCCTGTTTACCGACGTGATGGAGCTGGATCTTGGCGCCGTAGAACCCTCGCTGGCCGGACCCAAGCGCCCGCAAGACCGCGTGGCCCTGTCCAAGGCCAAGCAGGGTTTTGCCGAAGCGCTGCCCCTGATCGCCCCCCAGGCCAAGGTGGAGGCGAAGGCCGCCTTGTCGGACGGGCGGGGAAAGATCGGACATGGCGACGTGGTGATCGCCGCAATTACTTCTTGCACCAACACCTCGAATCCCAATGTGCTGATGGCGGCGGGCCTGCTGGCCAAGAAGGCCGTGTTGAAGGGTCTGTCCAGAAAGCCCTGGGTCAAAACGTCGCTGGCGCCTGGGTCGCAAGTAGTGGCCGATTATCTTGAAGTGGCCGGCTTGCAACGCCACCTTGACGCGCTGGGCTTCAACATCGCGGGTTTCGGCTGCACCACCTGCATCGGCAATTCAGGCCCCCTGGACGCGCCCATCGCCGAGGCGGTGGACGCCAACAATCTGGTGGTGGCCGCCGTGCTGTCGGGCAATCGCAATTTCGAAGGCCGCATCAGCCCGCATGTGAAGGCCAATTACCTGACCAGCCCGCCCCTGGTGGTGGCCTACGCCATCGCGGGCACCATGAATATCGATCTGACTTGCGAGCCTTTGGGCCTGGACACCAAAGGACAGCCGGTGTTCTTGAAGGACATCTGGCCCTCGGGCGCGGAGATTCGCCAAGCTATCGAAGGCGCAGTATCCGCCGAAGGCTATCGCCGACGCTATGCCGACGTGTTCAAAGGCACCAAGGATTGGCAGGCCATTCATGCCGCGACCAGCCAAACCTACGCCTGGGACGACGCATCCACCTATATCCAGAATCCGCCCTATTTCGTGGGCATGGACAAAGAGCCGCCCAAGGGATTCGCCGACATCGCCAAGGCCCGTCCGCTGGCCATCCTGGGCGATTCCATCACCACCGACCATATCAGCCCGGCTGGCAACATCAAGAAAGCGACGCCCGCCGGCCAGTATCTGAACCTGCGCGGCGTCGAGCAGAAGGATTTCAATTCCTATGGCGCCAGAAGGGGCAGCCATGACGTGATGATGCGCGGCACCTTCGCCAATGTGCGCATCAAGAACGAGATGGCGCCCGGCACCGAAGGCGGCGTGACCCGCTTCATGCCCTCGGGCGAAGAGATGTTCATTTACGACGCCGCCATGAAATACAAAGCGCTGGGCGTGCCGCTGATCGTGGTGGCGGGCAAGGAATACGGCACCGGATCAAGCCGCGACTGGGCGGCCAAAGGCACCAATCTGTTGGGCGTGAAGGCCGTGCTGGCCGAAAGTTTCGAGCGCATCCACCGCTCGAACTTGGTCGGCATGGGCGTGTTGCCCTTGCAGTTCAAGCCGGGCCAGGACCGCAAGAGCCTGAAACTGGACGGCAGCGAAATTTTCGCCATCACCGGCATCAAGGCTGGCATTACGCCCAAGCAGGACGTCACCGTCGCCGTCACCCGCGCCGACGGATCGACGCAGGAATTCCAAGCCATCTTGCGCATCGATACCGGCGACGAAGTTTCCTATTTCCGACACGGAGGGATACTTCCCTTCGTGCTGCGCACTTTGGTGTAG
- a CDS encoding toxin-antitoxin system, antitoxin component, Xre family protein translates to MSPSTQALIEKIEALPADRLAEVEDFVDFIRSRDQDRQLSRAAVKASAKSFDSVWNNPEDDVYDSV, encoded by the coding sequence ATGTCGCCAAGCACCCAGGCATTGATCGAGAAAATCGAGGCCCTGCCCGCCGACCGGTTGGCCGAGGTCGAGGATTTCGTCGATTTCATCCGCTCGCGCGACCAGGACCGGCAGCTTTCCCGTGCCGCCGTCAAAGCCAGCGCCAAATCCTTCGACAGCGTCTGGAACAACCCGGAAGACGACGTTTACGATTCAGTTTAG
- a CDS encoding CopG family ribbon-helix-helix protein encodes MSATVPVTVRVSVEVNEKLEQLAKATRRSKSWLASEAIGGFVKSESDYLAAVDEGRQAARAGRTIPHEEMRAWLLSWGTDHELPPPKVG; translated from the coding sequence ATGTCCGCCACCGTCCCTGTGACCGTTCGGGTTTCCGTCGAAGTCAACGAGAAGCTGGAGCAATTGGCCAAGGCCACAAGACGCAGCAAGTCGTGGTTGGCCAGCGAGGCCATCGGTGGTTTCGTCAAATCCGAAAGCGACTATCTGGCCGCCGTCGATGAGGGGCGCCAAGCCGCTCGAGCAGGCCGCACCATTCCTCATGAAGAAATGCGGGCATGGCTACTCTCCTGGGGCACGGATCATGAATTGCCCCCGCCCAAGGTCGGATGA
- a CDS encoding type II toxin-antitoxin system RelE/ParE family toxin encodes MKKYRIIWTEPAATDLEALHHFIALDDPRAAQRVAAEIVQRTSQLDAMPLRGRPGRDPLTRELVLSGWPWIVVYEIVQDEVQILRVFHAAQDRMDEDAPS; translated from the coding sequence ATGAAGAAATATCGGATCATCTGGACGGAACCTGCCGCCACGGATCTGGAAGCCCTCCATCATTTTATAGCGCTGGACGATCCAAGAGCCGCCCAGCGGGTCGCTGCGGAAATAGTCCAAAGGACCAGCCAGCTTGACGCCATGCCGCTGCGAGGCCGCCCAGGCCGCGACCCCTTGACGCGAGAGCTGGTCTTAAGCGGGTGGCCCTGGATCGTCGTCTACGAAATCGTGCAAGACGAGGTTCAGATTTTGCGCGTCTTCCACGCCGCCCAAGACAGAATGGACGAGGACGCCCCCTCATGA
- a CDS encoding metal-dependent hydrolase, which translates to MMAVSHVVIGASLWAGVAYASGQPAEPAALGLAALGSLLPDIDHPQSWAGRRMALISIPLAALIGHRGVTHSLLAVAAFALILALFGPGHLAAPLAVGYLSHLLADSLTLSGIPLAWPSKQAYGLRLVRTGSLAEIALIGALGAGLAAAGAETGDLAKAGKAFKEVLRAVESR; encoded by the coding sequence ATGATGGCCGTGTCGCATGTGGTGATCGGCGCCAGCCTGTGGGCGGGCGTGGCTTACGCCAGCGGCCAGCCCGCCGAACCCGCCGCCCTGGGGCTGGCCGCCCTGGGATCGTTGCTGCCCGACATCGACCATCCCCAATCCTGGGCGGGCAGGCGCATGGCCCTGATTTCCATCCCCTTGGCCGCCCTGATCGGGCATCGGGGCGTCACCCATTCCCTGCTGGCCGTGGCGGCCTTCGCCCTTATTCTGGCTCTGTTCGGCCCCGGCCATCTGGCCGCCCCCCTGGCAGTGGGATATCTGTCGCATCTGCTGGCCGACAGCCTGACCTTGTCGGGCATTCCCCTGGCTTGGCCCAGCAAGCAGGCCTACGGATTGCGCTTGGTTCGCACCGGCAGTTTGGCCGAGATCGCCCTGATCGGCGCGTTGGGGGCCGGGCTGGCCGCCGCGGGGGCCGAAACGGGCGATCTGGCCAAGGCCGGAAAGGCCTTTAAAGAGGTCTTGAGGGCCGTGGAATCCCGTTGA
- the rplU gene encoding 50S ribosomal protein L21, giving the protein MFAVVKTGGKQYRVAENDIITVEKLVGEPGTVLTLDQVLMAGGKVGRPLLAGASVSAEIVEQTRGPKLIVFKKRRRKSSRRKNGHRQDLTTIKITGIKA; this is encoded by the coding sequence ATGTTCGCAGTGGTCAAGACGGGCGGCAAGCAGTACCGGGTCGCCGAAAACGACATCATCACCGTGGAAAAGCTGGTTGGCGAGCCGGGTACGGTCCTTACGCTGGATCAGGTTTTGATGGCGGGCGGCAAGGTGGGCAGGCCGTTGCTGGCGGGCGCTTCGGTTTCGGCCGAGATCGTCGAGCAGACGCGCGGACCCAAGCTGATCGTCTTCAAGAAGCGCAGGCGCAAAAGCTCGCGCCGCAAGAACGGTCATCGCCAGGATCTGACGACGATCAAGATCACCGGCATCAAGGCCTAA
- the rpmA gene encoding 50S ribosomal protein L27, whose amino-acid sequence MAHKKAGGSSRNGRDSNAQRLGVKRFGGQAVLAGNILVRQRGTQFHPGANVGIGKDHTLFALINGKVGFATGIKGRTFVSVESAE is encoded by the coding sequence ATGGCACATAAAAAGGCAGGCGGCAGCTCACGCAACGGCCGCGATTCGAACGCCCAGCGCCTGGGCGTCAAGCGTTTCGGCGGTCAGGCGGTTCTGGCCGGCAATATCCTGGTTCGCCAGCGCGGCACCCAGTTCCATCCGGGCGCCAATGTCGGCATCGGCAAGGATCACACCTTGTTCGCGCTGATCAACGGCAAGGTGGGTTTCGCCACCGGCATCAAGGGCCGCACTTTCGTGTCGGTCGAGAGCGCCGAGTAA
- the obgE gene encoding GTPase ObgE: MKFLDECKIYLQSGDGGAGACSFRRERFIEFGGPDGGNGGKGGDITFVGHQNLNTLIDFRYRQHFKAEKGHHGMGRNRTGADGDGLEIAVPIGTQILTEDKEEVLADVTEDGQRVLLLQGGDGGFGNMHFKSSTNQAPRRADDGWPGKEMWVWLRLKLIADVGLVGLPNAGKSTFLAAVTHARPKIAAYPFTTLHPNLGVAYVDEREFVIADIPGLIEGAHEGAGLGDRFLGHVERCRVLLHLVDATEEDVAASWRTVRRELKAYGNGLDKKIEITALNKIDALTPEEIAAKQAQLKKATRRAVHPISGVSSEGVKDVLRILDQTIQKAKGKGSEK; encoded by the coding sequence ATGAAATTCCTAGACGAGTGCAAGATCTATCTGCAAAGCGGCGACGGCGGCGCTGGCGCCTGCTCGTTTCGGCGCGAGCGCTTCATCGAATTCGGCGGACCCGATGGCGGCAACGGCGGCAAGGGCGGCGACATCACCTTCGTCGGCCACCAGAACCTCAACACCCTGATCGATTTTCGCTATCGCCAGCATTTCAAGGCCGAGAAGGGCCATCACGGCATGGGCCGCAACCGCACCGGGGCCGACGGCGACGGGCTGGAAATCGCGGTGCCGATCGGCACGCAGATCCTGACCGAGGACAAGGAAGAGGTGCTGGCCGACGTCACCGAGGACGGCCAGCGCGTGCTGTTGCTGCAAGGAGGCGACGGCGGGTTCGGCAACATGCATTTCAAAAGCTCGACCAATCAAGCGCCCAGGCGCGCCGACGACGGCTGGCCGGGCAAGGAAATGTGGGTCTGGCTGCGCCTGAAATTGATCGCCGACGTGGGGCTGGTGGGTCTGCCCAATGCGGGCAAATCCACCTTCCTGGCCGCCGTCACCCATGCCAGACCCAAGATCGCCGCCTATCCCTTCACCACCTTGCATCCCAATCTGGGCGTGGCCTATGTCGATGAGCGCGAATTCGTGATCGCCGACATTCCCGGCCTGATCGAAGGCGCTCACGAAGGGGCCGGGCTGGGCGACCGTTTCCTGGGCCATGTCGAACGCTGCCGGGTGCTTTTGCATCTGGTCGACGCCACCGAGGAAGACGTAGCCGCCAGTTGGCGCACGGTCAGGCGCGAGCTGAAGGCCTATGGCAACGGGTTGGACAAGAAAATCGAGATCACGGCGCTCAACAAGATCGACGCCCTGACTCCCGAAGAGATCGCCGCCAAACAGGCCCAGTTGAAGAAGGCGACAAGGCGCGCCGTCCATCCCATTTCCGGCGTCTCAAGCGAAGGCGTGAAGGACGTGCTGCGCATCTTGGACCAGACCATTCAGAAGGCCAAGGGGAAGGGTTCGGAAAAATGA
- a CDS encoding glutamate 5-kinase, which translates to MKANPLRAAKRVVVKIGSSLLVDENSGHVRRKWLETLADDIAALRQKGADVIVVTSGAIAVGRRPLGLKPGPLRLDEKQAAAAAGQIRLAHAYQEALARHNIVAAQVLLTLEDSENRNRYLNARNTLITLLAQGAVPVINENDTVATQEIRFGDNDRLAARVAEMTGADVLVLFSDIDGLYTNDPRKQPDAEFLAEIREITPKIESMAGSVGSSVGSGGMVTKLIAAKIAMGAGCKMAIGLGDALNPLSRLENGGRCTWFIPQSEPRQARKSWIAGALSVSGTLVLDDGAVAALSKGRSLLPAGVVQVDGQFQKGDCVAFADKKGHVLGRGLVAYGADEAKRIAGRQSGEIEAILGYRGKEELVHRDDLVVE; encoded by the coding sequence ATGAAGGCCAACCCCTTGCGCGCTGCGAAACGCGTGGTGGTGAAAATCGGCTCGTCGCTGCTGGTCGACGAGAATAGCGGCCATGTGCGGCGCAAATGGCTGGAAACCCTGGCCGACGACATTGCGGCCCTTCGGCAAAAGGGTGCTGACGTCATCGTGGTGACGTCGGGCGCCATCGCGGTCGGCAGGCGGCCCCTGGGCTTGAAGCCCGGTCCCTTGCGCCTTGATGAAAAACAGGCCGCCGCCGCCGCCGGACAGATCCGTTTGGCCCACGCCTATCAAGAAGCGCTGGCCAGGCACAATATCGTGGCGGCCCAGGTGTTGCTGACGCTGGAAGACAGCGAGAACCGCAACCGCTACCTCAACGCCCGCAATACGCTGATCACCCTGCTGGCCCAGGGCGCCGTGCCGGTCATCAACGAAAACGACACCGTGGCCACCCAGGAAATCCGCTTTGGCGACAACGACCGCTTGGCGGCGCGCGTGGCCGAAATGACGGGTGCTGACGTGCTGGTGCTGTTTTCGGACATCGATGGGCTTTACACCAATGATCCGCGCAAGCAGCCGGACGCCGAATTCCTGGCGGAAATCCGCGAAATCACCCCCAAGATCGAATCCATGGCGGGCAGCGTGGGATCAAGCGTCGGTTCGGGCGGCATGGTTACCAAGCTGATCGCGGCCAAGATCGCCATGGGGGCAGGCTGCAAGATGGCGATCGGGTTGGGCGATGCGCTCAATCCCTTGTCCAGGCTTGAGAACGGCGGACGCTGCACTTGGTTCATTCCGCAATCGGAACCCAGGCAGGCCCGCAAAAGCTGGATCGCGGGCGCATTGTCGGTTTCGGGCACGCTGGTGTTGGACGACGGCGCGGTGGCGGCCCTGTCCAAGGGGCGGTCCTTGCTGCCGGCCGGCGTGGTGCAGGTCGATGGACAGTTCCAGAAGGGCGATTGCGTGGCCTTCGCCGACAAGAAGGGGCATGTGCTGGGACGCGGGCTGGTGGCTTACGGCGCCGACGAAGCCAAGCGGATTGCCGGGCGCCAAAGCGGCGAGATCGAGGCCATTCTTGGCTATCGGGGCAAGGAAGAACTGGTCCACCGCGACGATCTGGTGGTGGAATAG